The following proteins are co-located in the Hevea brasiliensis isolate MT/VB/25A 57/8 chromosome 11, ASM3005281v1, whole genome shotgun sequence genome:
- the LOC110634924 gene encoding vacuolar protein sorting-associated protein 2 homolog 2 — translation MNIFKKKTSPKDALRVSKREMAVATRGIEREIASLQLEEKKLVAEIKQTAKTGNEAATRILARQLVRLRQQITNLQGSRAQIRGVATHTQALYASTSISTGMKGATKAMVAMNKQMAPAKQAKVIKEFQKQSAQMDMTIEMMSESIDETLDKDEAEEETEELTNQVLDEIGVDIASQLSSAPKGRIASRNTSNVVKSAESPDVEDLEKRLASLRRI, via the exons ATGAACATCTTCAAGAAGAAAACCTCTCCTAAAG ATGCTCTGAGGGTTAGCAAGAGAGAAATGGCTGTTGCCACCAGAG GAATTGAACGCGAAATTGCATCTCTTCAATTAGAG GAAAAGAAGTTAGTGGCAGAGATCAAGCAAACAGCTAAAACAGGAAATGAG GCTGCTACTAGAATCTTAGCACGTCAACTAGTTCGGCTGCGGCAACAAATAACAAACTTGCAGGGAAGCCGTGCCCAAATTAGAGGTGTAGCTACTCACACACAG GCACTATATGCCAGCACTTCAATTTCTACTGGAATGAAAGGCGCAACTAAGGCTATGGTGGCAATGAATAAG caaatggctccTGCAAAACAAGCTAAAGTAATAAAAGAATTTCAGAAGCAGTCAGCACAAATGGACATGACG ATTGAGATGATGTCAGAGTCTATTGATGAAACTTTAGACAAAGATGAGGCGGAAGAAGAAACAGAGGAGCTTACTAATCAG GTGCTTGATGAGATTGGTGTGGACATTGCATCTCAG TTATCTTCAGCTCCAAAGGGTCGGATTGCATCAAGGAATACTTCTAATGTTGTTAAAAG TGCTGAATCTCCTGATGTTGAGGATCTTGAAAAAAGGTTGGCATCCCTTCGACGCATCTAA